One window of Medicago truncatula cultivar Jemalong A17 chromosome 2, MtrunA17r5.0-ANR, whole genome shotgun sequence genomic DNA carries:
- the LOC25487912 gene encoding uncharacterized protein isoform X2, with the protein MCVAKGLVSIIVIITFILPQIEAQAFSPGDPAADNVSEQITQRDNTIRVDPLDNFKKYRGGFDITNKNYWSSLIFTGVYGYAIGMLCFLCGILYGVILLITKVYHHTNGGKRMKKVFPCNYKSCDALLIPLAIFLMLIAIVATGLVLVGSARFHSEAKTSVDIIIKTANKASETIHNTTEALKGMESNLMEANVNVKASSNLDSTAEKLDGASVNIETQARKNRRLINKGLKLVFVTTTVIMCLNLLAVTVLSVSGVLRLRRAMYLLVVLCWLLTVLCWLFFGVYFFLEKFSSDACTALDNFQENPYNNSLSSILPCQELLKAKPVLSEFSAGIYILVNEVNANISMQTNLVLVCNPFSAPPNYTYQPENCPDNTIRIGDIPKVLKPFTCLDANDGSCDNGNFITNSEYARVETFTNSIQDLLNVYPSMEHLLECQIVKDAFSQVLVDHCKPMKKYAKMAWVGMVFLGVIMVLLIMFWTIKASHEQCYHVSDGSVEPHCEVPNSLKSRSAKEIEI; encoded by the exons ATGTGCGTAGCCAAAGGCTTGGTATCTATTATAGTGATAATAACATTTATTCTCCCACAAATTGAAGCACAAGCTTTCTCACCTGGTGATCCTGCTGCAG ATAATGTGTCAGAACAGATTACACAAAGGGATAATACAATTAGAGTAGATCCTTTAGATAATTTCAAAAAGTACAGAGGAGGATTTGACATCACCAACAAGAATTATTGGAGT TCTTTGATATTCACTGGAGTATATGGATATGCAATTGGAATGTTATGCTTTCTATGTGGAATTTTATATGGAGTTATTTTGCTAATCACAAAGGTTTATCATCACACAAATGGAGGAAAAAGAATGAAGAAAGTGTTTCCTTGTAATTACAAGAGTTGTGATGCTTTACTAATTCCTTTGGCCATATTTCTCATGTTAATAGCCAT AGTTGCAACAGGGCTAGTTCTTGTAGGGAGTGCAAGATTCCATTCAGAAGCTAAAACTTCAGTTGATATCataatcaaaacagcaaataaGGCATCAGAAACTATACACAACACAACAGAAGCATTAAAAGGCATGGAGAGTAACTTGATGGAAGCCAATGTCAATGTCAAGGCTTCTTCAAATCTTGACTCTACAGCTGAAAAACTTGATGGTGCATCTGTAAATATTGAAACGCAAGCTCGGAAAAATAGGCGCCTTATCAATAAAGGCTTGAAATTAGT GTTTGTAACTACTACAGTGATCATGTGCTTGAACTTGCTTGCTGTAACAGTTTTGTCAG TTTCTGGTGTACTACGGTTAAGGCGGGCAATGTACCT GCTTGTTGTACTTTGCTGGTTGTTGACAGTGTTATGCTGGCTATTCTTTGGAGTCTATTTCTTCTTAGAAAA ATTTTCTAGCGATGCTTGCACAGCTCTTGACAACTTTCAAGAAAATCCTTATAACAACAGCTTAAGCTCAATCCTTCCATGTCAGGAATTGCTCAAAGCAAAACCAGTTCTATCTGAATTCAGTGCTGGAATCTATATTCTTGTTAATGAG GTGAATGCAAACATATCAATGCAGACAAACCTTGTTCTTGTTTGCAATCCATTCTCAGCGCCACCAAATTATACCTACCAACCCGAGAATTGTCCAGATAATACTATACGAATAGGTGACATTCCAAAG GTATTAAAGCCTTTTACATGTTTGGATGCAAATGATGGGAGTTGTGACAATggaaatttcataacaaatagTGAATATGCAAGAGTTGAAACTTTCACAAATTCAATTCAAGACCTATTGAATGTGTATCCAAGTATGGAACATTTGTTAGAATGCCAAATTGTAAAAGATGCATTCTCTCAAGTCCTTGTTGACCATTGCAAGCCTATGAAGAAATATGCTAAGATGGCATGGGTAGGAATGGTGTTCCTTGGAGTGATCATGGTTTTGTTGATTATGTTTTGGACTATAAAGGCTAGTCATGAACAATGTTATCATGTTTCAGATGGTTCTGTGGAGCCTCATTGTGAAGTACCAAATTCCTTGAAATCAAGATCAGCTAAAGAGATTGAGATTTGA
- the LOC25487912 gene encoding uncharacterized protein isoform X1 — MLKMCVAKGLVSIIVIITFILPQIEAQAFSPGDPAADNVSEQITQRDNTIRVDPLDNFKKYRGGFDITNKNYWSSLIFTGVYGYAIGMLCFLCGILYGVILLITKVYHHTNGGKRMKKVFPCNYKSCDALLIPLAIFLMLIAIVATGLVLVGSARFHSEAKTSVDIIIKTANKASETIHNTTEALKGMESNLMEANVNVKASSNLDSTAEKLDGASVNIETQARKNRRLINKGLKLVFVTTTVIMCLNLLAVTVLSVSGVLRLRRAMYLLVVLCWLLTVLCWLFFGVYFFLEKFSSDACTALDNFQENPYNNSLSSILPCQELLKAKPVLSEFSAGIYILVNEVNANISMQTNLVLVCNPFSAPPNYTYQPENCPDNTIRIGDIPKVLKPFTCLDANDGSCDNGNFITNSEYARVETFTNSIQDLLNVYPSMEHLLECQIVKDAFSQVLVDHCKPMKKYAKMAWVGMVFLGVIMVLLIMFWTIKASHEQCYHVSDGSVEPHCEVPNSLKSRSAKEIEI, encoded by the exons AT GTTAAAGATGTGCGTAGCCAAAGGCTTGGTATCTATTATAGTGATAATAACATTTATTCTCCCACAAATTGAAGCACAAGCTTTCTCACCTGGTGATCCTGCTGCAG ATAATGTGTCAGAACAGATTACACAAAGGGATAATACAATTAGAGTAGATCCTTTAGATAATTTCAAAAAGTACAGAGGAGGATTTGACATCACCAACAAGAATTATTGGAGT TCTTTGATATTCACTGGAGTATATGGATATGCAATTGGAATGTTATGCTTTCTATGTGGAATTTTATATGGAGTTATTTTGCTAATCACAAAGGTTTATCATCACACAAATGGAGGAAAAAGAATGAAGAAAGTGTTTCCTTGTAATTACAAGAGTTGTGATGCTTTACTAATTCCTTTGGCCATATTTCTCATGTTAATAGCCAT AGTTGCAACAGGGCTAGTTCTTGTAGGGAGTGCAAGATTCCATTCAGAAGCTAAAACTTCAGTTGATATCataatcaaaacagcaaataaGGCATCAGAAACTATACACAACACAACAGAAGCATTAAAAGGCATGGAGAGTAACTTGATGGAAGCCAATGTCAATGTCAAGGCTTCTTCAAATCTTGACTCTACAGCTGAAAAACTTGATGGTGCATCTGTAAATATTGAAACGCAAGCTCGGAAAAATAGGCGCCTTATCAATAAAGGCTTGAAATTAGT GTTTGTAACTACTACAGTGATCATGTGCTTGAACTTGCTTGCTGTAACAGTTTTGTCAG TTTCTGGTGTACTACGGTTAAGGCGGGCAATGTACCT GCTTGTTGTACTTTGCTGGTTGTTGACAGTGTTATGCTGGCTATTCTTTGGAGTCTATTTCTTCTTAGAAAA ATTTTCTAGCGATGCTTGCACAGCTCTTGACAACTTTCAAGAAAATCCTTATAACAACAGCTTAAGCTCAATCCTTCCATGTCAGGAATTGCTCAAAGCAAAACCAGTTCTATCTGAATTCAGTGCTGGAATCTATATTCTTGTTAATGAG GTGAATGCAAACATATCAATGCAGACAAACCTTGTTCTTGTTTGCAATCCATTCTCAGCGCCACCAAATTATACCTACCAACCCGAGAATTGTCCAGATAATACTATACGAATAGGTGACATTCCAAAG GTATTAAAGCCTTTTACATGTTTGGATGCAAATGATGGGAGTTGTGACAATggaaatttcataacaaatagTGAATATGCAAGAGTTGAAACTTTCACAAATTCAATTCAAGACCTATTGAATGTGTATCCAAGTATGGAACATTTGTTAGAATGCCAAATTGTAAAAGATGCATTCTCTCAAGTCCTTGTTGACCATTGCAAGCCTATGAAGAAATATGCTAAGATGGCATGGGTAGGAATGGTGTTCCTTGGAGTGATCATGGTTTTGTTGATTATGTTTTGGACTATAAAGGCTAGTCATGAACAATGTTATCATGTTTCAGATGGTTCTGTGGAGCCTCATTGTGAAGTACCAAATTCCTTGAAATCAAGATCAGCTAAAGAGATTGAGATTTGA